CGACTTGCCGTGCCCCCGGAGGAGGTGCCCGCTCGGTTCGAGGACCTCCTCGCCGACCTGGTCAGGGAGCGCCGCTACGGAGGCGCATCTACCGACGGGACGGCCGACGACACGCACATCGAGACCGCCGCGACCACGGACGCCCAGCGCAACCTGCGGCTGCGCCACTCGGTGCTGCGCCGCCTCTTCGACGACCCCGTGCTCTACCGGGCCGACCTCGCCGACGACGAGCTCTCTTACGTCACCTCTTTGACCGGACGCCAGATCCTGCGCCGCTCAGTCGAACAGGCCGGTTTCCTCCTGGAGGAACGGGCGGAGGGCTTTCTGCTCGTCGACCCGGACGCCATCGCCACCGACGTCCGCTTCCCCGACGACACCTCCACCGCCCGAGTCGCCGCGTTGCTCCTCCTCGCACCGCTCTGCGCCACGCCCGCAGGCCTGCTGCCGGAGCAGCTGGCCGAGGCCGGAGCGGAGCTGCTGCGCCGCTTCCCGGGCTGGGCCAAGGCGTACCAGTCGGAGGAAGGCCCGGCCCGCCTTGCCGACGACGCCGTACGGATCCTGCTCGACGTCGGCCTGGCAGGCAGGGCCCGAGACCGCGTCGTCGCGCGACCGGCCGCGTACCGCTACCGCCTGACGGAGACCACCGGCCCAGCCCCGAAGAACGATCTGCTAGCCGTGACCACCGCCGGCAGCGCCGGAGAAGGAGACAAGCAGTGAGCGTGACGGAACTCCCCCTCCAGCGACGGCCCGAGGAGACCATCGAACCGTCACCCGTTCACGAGGCGGACACCGGCCGCGGACGCTGGCAGCCCTATCGCGCGGGCATCCTCAACGTCTGGCGCTATTACGACGAGACCTTCACCTTCCACCAGGGTCGCCTGCTACTGCGTGGTCAGAACGGCACTGGCAAGTCCAAGGCCCTGGAACTGCTGCTCCCCTTCCTCTTCGACGCCAGCCTTCGCCCCAACCGCCTCTCCACGTTCGGCGGTTCGGAGCGCACGATGCACTGGAACCTGCTCGGCCAGGGAGCTTCCGGCAAGACCCGTGTGGGGTACGTGTGGATGGAGTTCCGCCGCGTCGGAGACGACGGCACTGAGCACTGGTTCGGCTGCGGAGCCCGCCTGCACGCGAGCGTGCACACCACCACGGCGCACGCCGACTACTTCACCACCACCGCCCGGATCGCCCACCCCGACGGGGTCCACCTCGTCAACGACACCGGACAGCCCCTGACCAAGGCGGCCCTCACCGAAGCCCTGCGCGACCGCGGCGAGGTGCATCCGTCAGCCACCGACTACCGGACCGCCGTGCGGCGCGAACTCTTCGCGGGCATGGGTGAGCAGCGGTACGAGTCCCTGCTCTCCGCCTTGCTCCAGCTCCGCCAGCCTAAGCTGTCCGAACGGCTCGACCCCTCCCTCCTGTCCACCCTGCTGTCCCGAGCACTGCCCCCGCTCGGCGAAGGAGAGATCACCGAGCTCGCCGAGGGCTTCGAGCGCCTGGACCGGCAGCGGGACCACCTCGACCGGCTCGACGCCGAGGTGACGGCCGCCGAGAACGTCGCCTCCCGGCAGCGCGCCTACGCCCGTCGGGTCCTGCGGGCCGGTGCGGCAGCGCTGATCTCTGCGACCACCGAGATGGACGACCTCACCCGGAACGCCCGCGTCAGCGCCGAGGAGTACGAGAAGGCGTGCGAGGAGCGCGCCTCGACCCTGGCCCTGCGAGAGGAGCTGGAACTACGGGCGCACGCCTTGGACGAGATCATCGAAGGGCTTCGGGAGAGCGACGCCTACCAGAAGGGGGAGGAGCTCGACCGGCTCCGCCGCGGCACCGAGGAACAGGTCGCGGCCGCCGCGGAGCTGCGTACCGCCGCCCGGTCCGCCGAGACCGAGGCGGAGGAGGACCGGAAGCACGCCGACGAGGTCGCGGGCCACGCCCGCTCGCGCGACGAGCACGCCCGCGCGACCGCGGACGAGGCACACCGCTCGGCCCGGGCCGCAGGCATGGAGTCCATTCACCACGAGGTGAAGACGATGCTGGACGCGGAAGGGGAGGTGAAGTCCCTCGGCAACGGGACGGCGAACACCCCGGTCAGGACGGGGAGCAGGCGGTCCGATGCTCCTGGCACCGCCGCCCGCCGACTGCTCCGGGGCGCGGTCACCGCCCGACGGGAGCGGGTCGCCGACATCACCGACGCGATCGACGCCCACGACCGGGCGGTACGCGACCGGGGTACCGCCGAGGGCCTGCTGGACGAGGCCCGAACCCGGCTCGCGGACGCGATCACCCACCGCGACGCGACGGCCGCCGCCTGGGACGAAGCCCTGGCAGCCCAGGCGGAGCGGCTGCTCGCCTGGGCCCGGGACTGCACGGAGCTGCGCATCCCCGACCTCGATGAACTGGCCGCCAGGGCGGCCGTCGAGGCAGACGTGCGCGAGCTGGTCGAAACGGTCGCACGACCGCTGGACCAGGAAATCACCACGGAGCGGGCCGGAGTCCGCACCGCACAACAGGGGTTGGAGCAGGAACGGGACCTGCTCGACGCGCGGAGGCGCAAGCTCAGCGGCGAGACCGATCTCCAGCCCGTCGCCCCACCCACTCGCACCACCGTCCGTACGGCTGCGGCGGGCGCGCCGCTGTGGCGGCTGATCGCCTTCCACGAGGACGTCCCGCTCCCCGTACAGGCCGCGGTGGAAGCGGCACTGGAGGCGTCGGGTCTCCTGGACGCATGGGTGAGCGCATCCGAAGGGCTCACCCTCCCTGGGCACGACACCCGTGTCGAGGTTGGCCTCGCCACGACCGCCCCCGGCTCCAGCCTGCTGGACGTGCTGAGGCCCGAGGAGGACATCCCCGTACCGGCCGGCACCGTGACCCGCATCCTCGCCGGCATCGCGTATGGCACCACCCTGCCCGGCGGGCACCCTGCGGCAGTCTCCTCCGACGGCGCCTGGCGCCTCGCGCCGGCCACGGGTTCCTGGAGCAAGCCGGAGCCCGCCCATATCGGCGCCCTCGCCCGGCAGCGGGCCAAGCAGCGTGAGATCGCCGAACTGACCGAGCTGATCGCCGAGAAGGACGCCTCCCTGGCCACCCTCGCCGACCGGCTGCGGGAACTCGGCGTCCGCGCCGCCCGGCTGGCGGACGACCGCACCGCCCGGCCCGACCACCGGGAACTCGACGCCTGCCGGCGGGACTGGGACCGGGCCGAGGAGAAGGTGGCCGCCCGGGACGACGCCGTGCGCGACGCGACCGAGCATCTGGCCGCACGCGAGGGTGACGTGGCCGGCGCGCTGCGCACGCTGAGCCGCAGGGCCGCCGAACACGGACTGCCCACGGACCGCGACCGGCTGCGCGAACTCGGCCGCGACGTGGAGAGGTTCCGCGACCTCGCCGATACCTGGACGGACGCCTGCATCGACGCGATCGCGGCCGCTGAAAGGGCTAGGGAGACGGCCGCACGGGCGGACCGGTCACGCCTTCTCGCCGAGAAGCAGGCCGCCGACGCGGCCGCTGCGGAAGCGAAGGCGGCTGGTATGACGGCACGTATGAAGGCGGTGGAGGAGACGGTCGGCGCGGATTACCGGCAGATCGTCGCGCGCGTTGCGGAGACCCGTGCCGAACGGGTCCGCTGCGGCAAGGAAGCCCGCCAGGCAGCCGAGCTCCTCCTGGGCCTGGAAGGCCGCATCGGAGAGCTGAGGGCCACCAGTGGCCAGGACGCCGACCGGCAGGAGAAGGCAGTCGAGGCCCGCGACGGCGCGGCGCGGCGGTTCCGGCACCTGTGCCTGGTGGGTCTGGCCGAGGACGCGGGCGTCGTACCCGAACTCGACGCCGGGGACGGTACCAAGGCCACTCTGGAGGCCGCGCGCGCCATGGCGGCACGGTGGCCCCAGGTCCCGCACGCCCCGCGCCACCTCGGCGACGCCGCCACCCGCCTCTCCGAAGCCGTCCACGAGGCCCGCCGCCACCTCGGCGTCCGCGCCGACCTGGAGCTGGAGCCCGACGACGACGTCCAGCTCTTCACCGCCACCCTGGAGGGCGTCCGCGTCGGGGCGACCGGTCTGCTCGCCGTGCTCACCCAGGAGCGCGACCGCAGCCGCGACGACATCAGCACCGCCGAACGGCGCCTCTTCGACCAGATCCTCACCGGTGACATCCGCCGCCACCTCGCCGCCCGCATCCGCCGGGCCGGCGAACTCGTCGCGCACATGAACGGGCACCTGGAACGGGTCCGTACCGCCTCCAACGTCGCCGTCCAGCTCGTCTGGGACGTCCGCCCGGACCTCCCCGACAGCACCCGCACCGCCCGCCAGCTGCTCCTGAAGGACCCCGGTCGGGTCACCGAGTCCGACCGGGAGGCCCTGCACGCCTTCTTCCGTGCCCGCATCGAGGAGGCCAAGGGCAGCGACACGGCCGCGAGCTGGGAGGAGCACCTCGGCGAGGTGCTCGACTACACCGCCTGGCACACCTTCACCGTCCGCCTCGACCGGGCGGACGGGAGCGGCTGGCAGCCCCTGACCAAGCGGCTGCACGGCGCGCTCTCCGGCGGGGAGAAAGCCATCGCACTGCACCTGCCCCTGTTCGCCGCCGTCGCCGCCCACTACGAGGACGTGCCCCTGGCCCCCCGCCCGATCCTCCTCGACGAGGTCTTCGTCGGCGTCGACACCGTCAACCGCGGACAGGTCTTCGCCCTGCTCACCGCACTCGACCTGGACCTCATGATCACCTCCGACCACGAGTGGGGAAACTACAGGGAACTGCCCGGCATCGCCGTCCACCAACTCCTGACCGACGGAGACGACGCCGTCACCAGCGCGCGCTTCGTCTGGAACGGCACCGGAATGGAGGAAGGATGACCTTGCGAGACCACCCCGTGTCCGGCGGGACGACCTCTCGGGAGCATCTCGCGTCGGGCGACGCGACCCTTCTCCGCCCCGAACTCCATCCCGTCTGGCAGACGGTCCACGACCGTCTCTCCTCCGGCCGCCCCGTCACACGCGTACGCCTCGGACTGCTGGACGAGACCCAGCGCGAAGCCCTCGCAGACCTCCTCGGCCTGGACCGCCTGCCGGACCCCCGGCCCTCCGTCGCCCTGGCCCGCCTGGAGGAGGCCGTCACCGAAGTCTCCGGCCGCACCGTACGAGAAGTCGTCGCCGAACTCATCGGCCCACTCGGCGACAGAGCCGGTGAACGCCGCCGCCAGGAGGACGAACGCGCCGGTCTGTGGGCCTGGCTGGCTGGTCACGACACGGTACGTGCGCAGCCGGTGCTCGCCGACTGGGCTGCGTCCTGTCGAGCCGCAGGACTGGTCGGTGGTTCGACGGAACGCACCCGTGCGCTGCTCATCGACGCGCTCAAAGTACTCGCCGAGCTACCCGGCCAGGCCGAACCCCTGCCAGTCTTCGCCGCCCGAGTCCTGAACGGCCACGCGCACGCTCTCGACGACGGCACACCCGTCTCCACCCTCGTCCTGCGTGCCCTGGCAACTCTGTACGACATTGCACCGCCGCAGTCCGCAGCGGAACGGCGCGCCCTGTGGTCCCGTGCTGGCGTCGCCGACGACGAGCTGTCCGCCACCGTCGTCGCCGGCGGACTGCGCCCTGTCGGCGACGGCCTTCTCGCCCGTGTGGCCCGCCTGTGCACCGAGGCCGGCCAGGCCGCCAGCCTGACCCTCGCCCACGTCAGGAGCCCGGGCGAGCTCACCCTGCCCGCCACCCCTGCCCCACTCGTCGTCCACGTAGTGGAGAACCCCAGTATCTTGGCCCTCGCCCTCCGTCGCTTCGGCTCCAACTCCCCACCGCTTGTCTGCACGTCCGGCTGGCCCAATAGCGCAGCTATCCAGCTCCTGCGCCTACTCGCGGACCAAGGCGCTGCTCTCCGTTACCACGGTGACTTCGATGGCGAAGGCATCCGCATTGCCGCATACGTCATGGAGAAAACAGGGGCGCACCCCTGGCGCATGACGGCGGCAGACTACCGATCCGCGATCGTCCGCAACGCGCACGGTCCTCGACCGGGGCGCATCACCGGAGCACCGTGGGATCCCGAGTTGGCCGAAACCATGGCGGAGCACGACATCGCCGTGGTCGAGGAGCTGGTAGCCGATGTGCTGTTGGAAGATCTCGCTGCTGCGGCTCGCCAGGAGCACCCCGCTGGCTGTTCGTGACGCTCATTTGACGCTCCAAGCGACCGAAGGGGCGCTCAGAGGAGCCGTATACCGGTGCTGACCTGCGACTATGACGACTGCTGTTTTGCGTGACATCTTTCCGATGACGCACCACGTGGAGTGCGTGGCGATCCTGGAGCCGGTGAAGAAGGACGCCTGAGCTGGTGGCTCGTAGCCCGTCGTCTGCTTGACCTGTTTCCACCTATCCATCACGTGGAGCACGGGCCTCCTTGTGACGCCCGCCTGCTGTTCCAGGCGGGCGCGACGGTGGTGGCACAGCGCGTGTCCGCGCGGTCGTCGGGGTGTCGACGCTCGGGTGACGGCTTCTGGTCCGGACGGACTGCGGGGACGGTCCTGCCGACCACACCGGTGAGAAGACTTCACGGGTGAACACGTTTCCTCGGCCTGCCAGGGCCTTTACCCAGCCGGCTCGCCGCAGGTCGCGAGCGAGGCTCCGCTTCGGTTCTGGAACCCGTGACGGTGAACGGGGAGCGTTCGGAGCCCGCGCCAGGTTCCGGGTGGGGCGGGCGCAGTGGTGGTGGCGGGTCAGGCGAGGGTGAGAGGGAGGGCGGTCAGGCCGCGGGTCAGGCGGGTGGGGCGCCAGGTCAGGGATTCTGCGGGGATGGCCAGGCGCGTGTTCGGGAAGCGGGTTACCAGGGCGCGGAGGGCGATTTCCACCTCGGCCCGGGCCAGGGGCGTGCCCGGGCAGCGGTGGATGCCGTGGCCGGCGACCAGGAGGAGGGCGGCCAGGGAGACGCTCTCGCTCCGGTCGAGGCCGCCTTCCGCGCAGTCGCGCAGGAGGGAGTGGAGCGGGCCGTCGCCGGGGGTGGCGTGGGCCGTGTCGACGAGGTGGGTCAGGTAGGCGCCGATCCGATGTGACGTGGCGTCGACGCGGTCGGTGTCGGCCGCGTCGAAGAGGTCGTGCGACCAGTCGGCGAGAGTGGTGCGGTCGGATTCCGGCACCCCCAGCAGCTCGCAGATGACAGTGACCGGCAGAGGTACCGCCAGGTCCGCCACCAGGTCCACCTCCGTGCCCGGTCGCCACGCGGTCATGAGGTCGTCGACGACCCGAGTGATGCACGGGCGTAGTTCCCGGACGCGTCCGGTGGTGAACAACCGCGTCGCCACCCGCCGGTGGCGGGTGTGCGCGGGTGGGTCGCTCGCCGGCATGTTCCGGGAAATCGCCGAGTGCAGGTCGCGGTTCGAATGCCGGTCGGCGAAGAAGAGAGCTGTGTCCTTGGACAGACGGGGGCCGGTGAACGCCTCGCGGGCCTCGGGGTGACCAGTGATCAGGTACGCGTGGTGTCCGCCGGATCCGGCGGGGATCCGCTGGACAGGGCAGCCTTCGCGCAGCCGGTCGTAGGCGGGGTAGGGGTAGGGGTAGGGGTAGGGGTCGGCGGAGAAGCGCGGGTCGCGCAGGGGGTCCTGCCGCGGGGCGGCCATGAGGCCGTGCCTCCGTTCTCGTGTGCCGGACGCCGGACGCCGGACGCCGGACGCCGGACGCCGGGCGTCGGCCTCCGTCATGAGCGGGAGCCACGTGAATCTCGCCGGGAGGTCGCGGTATCCCGTACCGATGGTTGCGGGAGTCGAAGTGCCTCGACGCACGCGTCGAATGCGGCGCGAACGTGATCAAGGTCCATGCTCTCACTATGGTGTTGCTCCCACTCGCCTGCGCCATCATCTGCTTGCGACGCCCGCGAACCTCATTCTGAAATGATCAGGTGGAGACAGGAACGTCCAGCGCCTACGATCACGCCCATGTCCCTCACCTCACCCATACCCGTCCTGCGTGGTTCCGGCGGAGCCGTCCTCCGATCCGAGGGCGACGACCTGGTACTGAGCCGGGCGGACGTGGAGACGCGGATCCCGCTCCAGGCCGTCCGGCGGATCCGCGCCGAGGGGCCTGCGGTCGCCGTGGAGCTCACCGCCCCGGCCGGGACGACCCCGGCCGTTCACCAGGTCGACGGCGTGAGCGAGGCGGCCGCCACGTTCTTCGCCGACGCGGTCAACGCGACCCTGCCCGAGCGCGCCGAGGAGGCCGGGGAGACCGCCGACGGTTCGGCCCTCGTCACCGTCCGCGCCCTGACCGAGCCCGAGCAGGACAGGCGGACGCGCGTGTTCAGGCTCTGGGTCGGGGCCGTCGCCCTCCTGACCGTCGTGCTCACCGTGGCCGTCTGGATCACGGCGCCGACGCCCCTCGCCTTGCCGATCCTGATCGTCTTCCCCTTCGGCGCGGCCGCCACCACGCTCGGCATCATGGGGCTGAAGATCGTCCGCGACGAGTGGTCCCTGCCCCGCAAGGGCATCACCGTCGATGCGGTACGGCGCGACGGCACGACCGACATGTTCGGCGTGACGGGCAACTACGTGTACACGGACCTGCACGGCCAGAGCCGTTCGATGTACGCCCAGAGCGGCGCCGAGATCATCCAGGTCGCCTACCACCCGCAGAACCCCGGCACCGTGGTCGCCTGCCAGTCGTTGCTGCGCAGGTCCGTCTGGGCCGTCGTCTCCACGGTCATCCTCCTCATCGGCCTCGTCGTCGACATCGTCGTCATCGGCCTGGTCTTCTTCGCCCTCCAGGGCGGGTACGACGATTACGCGCTCACGGCCCTCTGAGCCGCGGTCGGCGGACGGCTGCCGTGGTCGGTGACGGGGCCGCGCACACCCTGCCACGTCCTGATCCTTCCGGCGCGGGCCAACGGCCGGTCCGCTGACCGGAGTTCTCTCAGCCTCGGGGGTCGGGCGGCTCCTCGTGGTCGATCCGCTCCCGAGGTCCCGCAGGGGAGACCAGGGCCGCATCAGGATGCCGGCGGCGCCAATCCGAATAGACCGCGCTGGCGGCACAGGTGTCGAGGTAACCCGCCGCCACCGCGCGCACGATCCTGTCGCCGTGGGCGGCGAGTGGGCCGTCCCGGTGCCAGGCCAGCACGTGGCGGTACCAGAGCGGGTTCCCCGCGAGGGGGCGGATGGTGACGCCGGGAGTCTGCGCGAACGTGGCCTGGCAGAGGCTGACGGCCAGGCCCGCGCGGACCAGTTCGATCAGCTGGCGCCCCTCGGCCTCGTGCGGGGCGGAAGGGCGGCGACCGGTCAGTGCGCACACGGAGGACCAGTACTCGCGGGTGCGGTCGCCGTCGTGCCGGGGCATCGCCCAGTCGTGATCGGCGAGTTCGGTCAGCCGGACGGCCTCCTGGCCGGCCAGCGGATGGGTCGAGGGCAGCAGGGCGAATACGGGCTCGGTGACCAGAGGGGTGAGGATCACGCCGTCGCGCGGAGGAAGCACCTGCTCGGGGTGATCGCCGAGGACGGCCGCCTCCAGCCGGCCCGCGGTGAGGTCGTCCAGGAGCGTGACGGGGGAGTGGTGGCACCGTGACGTCACCTCGGCCGTGGGGAGGAACGTCCGTACGGCCAGGAGGAGATGACCGAGCAGGGGAGCGCCGACCGACCCGACGCGGACCCGGTCCGGGGGCGCCAGACGGCGGGCCGCGCCGGCGGTGTCGGCGAGGAGCGCGTCGATGCCCGGCAGGACGGCGTGGGCTCGCGCCAGCACCAGCTCGCCGAAGTCCGTGGGTGTGGCCCCGGACCGGCTCCGGTCGAAGAGGACGCCGCCCAGCATCGTCTCGATGCGGCGCAACTGTGTGCTGAGGCCCGGTTGGGTCATGGACAGCGCGGCGGCGGCCCGGGTGAGGCTGCCGGCCTCGGCGATCGCGCACAGCACGCGCAGATGCCGTACCTCCAGTTCCATGCCGCGCATGTTATGGAGCGATGACAGCTTTCGGACAGGAGCGGGATCCCGCCAGTCTTATGTGAAATGTCACACGCCATTAATGTGGAGGTCGCTCGCCCATGAGGCTCATCGATCGGCTGACGGCGTCGCGCGGGCTGCTGCCCGCCCTCGCGGCCGCCCTGCTCCTCCTCCCGCTGGGGACACCGCCCGCCCGGGCCGCCGACGGCCCGTCGGCCTGCGCCCTGCCCGGCGCCACCGGTTGGACGGACGAGGGGCACGACACGGACTACTCGGTGTTCCAGCGTCCCGTGGGGACGATCAAGGTCGGCATGATCTTCGTGGACTTCCCGGACGCGCGTGCCACCGAGGCGCCGGGGGACGACGCGGCGCAGATCACGCCCGGGGCGGACTGGCTGTGGAACGCCTCGTACGGCAGGACATGGCTCTCGATCAGCCGGCATCAGCAGTGGGTGCGGATGCCTCGCGCCTCCACCGACTACGGCTTCGCCCGCGGCCTGACCCACGCGACGCACGAGGCGTACATCAGGGACGCGGTGGCGGCCGCGGATCCGTACGTGGACTTCTCGGGGTACGACATGGTCTACGTCGTGCCGACCCGCAACGCGGCGGCGATCTCCTTCACGCCGACCTATGTGTACGAGCCGGGCACCGCGGGAGTGGTGGCCGACGGCCGCCGGGTCAGGTGGGCGGTGACCTTCGGTCAGGACATGTGGCACTGGGGGGCCAAGCTGGTCGCCCACGAGACGGCTCACACCTTCGGCCTGCCCGACCTGTACGCCTTCGACGCCGGCGGCGACGCCCACCGCTTCATCGGCGGCTGGGACGTGATGGGCCTGGTCGGCGGCCGGGGGTCGCAGTTCTTCGCCTGGCATTCCTGGAAGCTCGGCTGGACCGCTGACAACCAGGTCGTGTGCCGGGCCACGAAGGGCAGCGACACCGTCTACCTCACGGCGGTCGAGTACGGCAGCGGCACCAAGATGGCGGTGATCCGCACCGGTCCCACGACCGCGTACGTCGTCGAGTCCCGGCGCGGGGTCCAGGCGGACGCGGGATCGTGCTCCACCGGCGCGCTGGTCTACCGGGTCGACTCCTCCGTGTGGACCGGCTACGGGCCCGTCACCGTCATGGACGCCAAGCCGACCGCCACCCCCGCCGCCGGCTGCCGTCCGCTGGACGACGCCCCCTTCTGGGTCGGTGAGTCGTTCACCGACGCGGCGGCCGGGGTGCGGATCGACGTGCTCGGCGCCGACGGCTACGGCGAGACCGTACGCATCACCAAGTCCTAGGGAGTCGTCGCGGGCCACCCCCGAACTCCCCGTACCCCTCGACCCGTTTCCGACAGGAGAGACATGACCACACCGCTCCGCCGTCTGCGCCCCCTCGCCGCCGCAGTCGCCCTCATCCCCTGCCTGTCCGTCCCCACCGCGGCCGCCACCTCGGGAGCCCCGGCCCCCACCGCCGACTGCGCGCTCCCCGGCAGGACCGGCTGGACCGACGAGGGCCACGACACCGACCGGAACCAGTTCCAGCCCTCCACCGGAACCCGCCGCGTCCTGACGCTCTTCGTGGACTTCCCCGACGCCCCGGCCACCGACCCCACCGAGCCGTACGCCGCTCACCTGGCCCCGGCCGCCGACTGGATGTTCCGCGCGAGCCACGAGCGCCTGCGGCTGGAGAGCACCGCGCTGCACCGCTGGATCCGCATGCCCACCGACTCCACCTCGTACGGCTTCGCACGCGGCCTCACCTTCGAAGCCCATGAGAAGTACCTCCGCGACGCGGTCGCGGCCGCTGACCCGTACGCGGACTTCTCCCGGTACGACATGGTCTACGTCGTACCCGCCAGGACGGCGAGCGCCATTCCCTTCTCCCCGACCTACCTCTACGACCCGGCCGCACCCGGCATCACCGCCGACGGCACCCGCCTCAAGTGGGCCGTCACCTTCGGCCAGGACATGTGGCGCTGGGGCCACAAGGTCGCCGCCCACGAGACCGCGCACACCTTCGGCCTGCCCGACCTCTACTCCTTCACCGGCGCCACCCACCGGTACGTGGGCGGCTGGGACGTCATGGGCGACATCGCGGGCCGCGCCCCGCAGTACCTCGGCTGGCACTCCTGGAAGCTCGGCTGGACCCGTGACGCCGAGGTCGCCTGTCTGCCCGGGCCCGGCCGCCGCACGGTACGGCTGACCTCGGCGGAACGTCCGGGCGGAACCAGGATCGCCGTACTGCGCACCGGTGAGACGACGGCGTACGTGGCGGAGTCCCGCCGTGCGGAGGGCAACGACGCCTCGGCCTGCTCCACCGGGGTGCTCATCTACAAGGTCGACTCCGCCACCCCGACCGGCGAGGGGCCGGTACGGATCATGAACGCGAACCCGACCGCGGCCCCGCCCGCCGGCTGCGCTCCGCTGGACCTGGCCGCGTACGCACCCGGGCAGAGCTTCACCGATCCCGCGACCGGTGTGCGCATCGACGTGGTCGCGGGTGGCAGGACGGGCGACACGGTGCGGCTGAGCAAGGAGTGACCCGGGTCGACCGCACCGTGGATCAGCTCCGTAGGCACCACTCGACGACGTCCGTCACGCTGGCGTCCACCCCCGCCTCCTCGTGGGCCACCGCGGCCGTGCGGAAGTAGCGGACCTCCCGGAAGTTCAGGTCCATGGCCCGTACGAGACTGTGCAGACCGAGCGCCTCGCACAGCCAGGTCCGGGTGTCGCCGCTGTCCTCGGGGCGGGGCGGTATCAGGCCGTGCTCGGTGAGCAGGTCCGTCTTGCTGACGGCGACCGCCAGGCGGGAGCGCTCCAGCGGGGCGCCCATCGCGGCCACCGCCTGGACCGAGCGGGCGAAGACCTCCTCCGGGTCGACCGTGGAGCCGAGGGTGCGGTCGAGGAGGGGGCCCGGGGCGGGTTCCAGCGACGTCCAGAACGCCTTCACCGCCATCGGGTCCAGGACGAAGACGAAGGTGCGCGCCGCCCGCGCGTACCGCAGGGCGTCCGTGTCGTCGCGGTCGACGAACCGCTCGCCGGCCGTGTCGAAGAGGTGGACGAGCCGCTGGGAACGGCCGCGCCCGAGGACGAAGGAGTGCGCCCGCGGCAGGGTCTTCTGGGTGGCGCGGGTGTGTCCCCGCATCCGCAGCACCTCGCGGAGCACCTGGTAGTTGGCGTCCGACTCCTCGTCGGCGAGGGTGAGCGCCGGACCGCCGTTCGCCGCCGTGTGCTCCAGGGACAGCAGCATGGCCGCCATCAGCTGCGTCTTGCCCGCCGCCTGCCCGCCGATCAGCGGGATCACGACCTCCGGCATGTGGCCGGCGTCCGTGTTCATCGGCTTCCCGCAGGACGGGTGGGTGCAGTACGCCTGGAGTCGCGAGTTCCGGCGCATCAGTACCAGCAGTGTCGGCATGTTCTGTCCGCACTCGCAGCGGCGCCGGAAGATTCCGTACGTGCCCGGCCGGATGTCCGAGTGCCGGCGGCGGCAGGTGGTGCCGGGGCAGTCGTACGCCGGGTACGGCACGCGTTCGAAGCAGTGCGGGCAGATCATTCCGCTGCCCAGCCGTCTCCTCAGCATCACCGCGCGGTCGACACCGCGGAGGGTGCCGGCGACGGTCCGGGCCCCGACCGTCAGCAGGGTCAGCACGAGCAGGTGCAGGAGCAGCAACAGACCGATGAGCGGCGGTGCCAGGACCGCGCCCAGGCACAGCCCCAGGTACAGGGCCACACCGTACGGAACGGTCACG
Above is a genomic segment from Streptomyces sp. NBC_00094 containing:
- a CDS encoding TIGR02679 family protein produces the protein MTLRDHPVSGGTTSREHLASGDATLLRPELHPVWQTVHDRLSSGRPVTRVRLGLLDETQREALADLLGLDRLPDPRPSVALARLEEAVTEVSGRTVREVVAELIGPLGDRAGERRRQEDERAGLWAWLAGHDTVRAQPVLADWAASCRAAGLVGGSTERTRALLIDALKVLAELPGQAEPLPVFAARVLNGHAHALDDGTPVSTLVLRALATLYDIAPPQSAAERRALWSRAGVADDELSATVVAGGLRPVGDGLLARVARLCTEAGQAASLTLAHVRSPGELTLPATPAPLVVHVVENPSILALALRRFGSNSPPLVCTSGWPNSAAIQLLRLLADQGAALRYHGDFDGEGIRIAAYVMEKTGAHPWRMTAADYRSAIVRNAHGPRPGRITGAPWDPELAETMAEHDIAVVEELVADVLLEDLAAAARQEHPAGCS
- a CDS encoding TIGR02678 family protein, whose product is MSTLANQLASAEREEVARAIRLLLARPLLTEAADPTGFDLVRRRRDPLARWFDYTCGWNLVVEPRRGYARLTKVRANPDGSRPARRARSGRAPFDRRRYVLLCVTAAELLSMPMTTLGMLADRVVQAMAADRALAGFDPVHRPERMAFVDVLKLLESYDVLRVVDGTTETYVDSAEAKVLYRVDNTLLMRLPAAPVGASRLAVPPEEVPARFEDLLADLVRERRYGGASTDGTADDTHIETAATTDAQRNLRLRHSVLRRLFDDPVLYRADLADDELSYVTSLTGRQILRRSVEQAGFLLEERAEGFLLVDPDAIATDVRFPDDTSTARVAALLLLAPLCATPAGLLPEQLAEAGAELLRRFPGWAKAYQSEEGPARLADDAVRILLDVGLAGRARDRVVARPAAYRYRLTETTGPAPKNDLLAVTTAGSAGEGDKQ
- a CDS encoding TIGR02680 family protein; this translates as MSVTELPLQRRPEETIEPSPVHEADTGRGRWQPYRAGILNVWRYYDETFTFHQGRLLLRGQNGTGKSKALELLLPFLFDASLRPNRLSTFGGSERTMHWNLLGQGASGKTRVGYVWMEFRRVGDDGTEHWFGCGARLHASVHTTTAHADYFTTTARIAHPDGVHLVNDTGQPLTKAALTEALRDRGEVHPSATDYRTAVRRELFAGMGEQRYESLLSALLQLRQPKLSERLDPSLLSTLLSRALPPLGEGEITELAEGFERLDRQRDHLDRLDAEVTAAENVASRQRAYARRVLRAGAAALISATTEMDDLTRNARVSAEEYEKACEERASTLALREELELRAHALDEIIEGLRESDAYQKGEELDRLRRGTEEQVAAAAELRTAARSAETEAEEDRKHADEVAGHARSRDEHARATADEAHRSARAAGMESIHHEVKTMLDAEGEVKSLGNGTANTPVRTGSRRSDAPGTAARRLLRGAVTARRERVADITDAIDAHDRAVRDRGTAEGLLDEARTRLADAITHRDATAAAWDEALAAQAERLLAWARDCTELRIPDLDELAARAAVEADVRELVETVARPLDQEITTERAGVRTAQQGLEQERDLLDARRRKLSGETDLQPVAPPTRTTVRTAAAGAPLWRLIAFHEDVPLPVQAAVEAALEASGLLDAWVSASEGLTLPGHDTRVEVGLATTAPGSSLLDVLRPEEDIPVPAGTVTRILAGIAYGTTLPGGHPAAVSSDGAWRLAPATGSWSKPEPAHIGALARQRAKQREIAELTELIAEKDASLATLADRLRELGVRAARLADDRTARPDHRELDACRRDWDRAEEKVAARDDAVRDATEHLAAREGDVAGALRTLSRRAAEHGLPTDRDRLRELGRDVERFRDLADTWTDACIDAIAAAERARETAARADRSRLLAEKQAADAAAAEAKAAGMTARMKAVEETVGADYRQIVARVAETRAERVRCGKEARQAAELLLGLEGRIGELRATSGQDADRQEKAVEARDGAARRFRHLCLVGLAEDAGVVPELDAGDGTKATLEAARAMAARWPQVPHAPRHLGDAATRLSEAVHEARRHLGVRADLELEPDDDVQLFTATLEGVRVGATGLLAVLTQERDRSRDDISTAERRLFDQILTGDIRRHLAARIRRAGELVAHMNGHLERVRTASNVAVQLVWDVRPDLPDSTRTARQLLLKDPGRVTESDREALHAFFRARIEEAKGSDTAASWEEHLGEVLDYTAWHTFTVRLDRADGSGWQPLTKRLHGALSGGEKAIALHLPLFAAVAAHYEDVPLAPRPILLDEVFVGVDTVNRGQVFALLTALDLDLMITSDHEWGNYRELPGIAVHQLLTDGDDAVTSARFVWNGTGMEEG